One genomic region from Cydia pomonella isolate Wapato2018A chromosome 4, ilCydPomo1, whole genome shotgun sequence encodes:
- the LOC133517430 gene encoding uncharacterized protein LOC133517430: protein MTEEHLIILVNKYKCLYDVSDSKYSDQVCKENAWEEISKVMKCTGKFTYYLIKLLLAVSFFSVTDCKKKWTRLRDNYRKSLKTRESKSGDAAKPKRAIKFEKELEFLRPFLDDNNRTSNVSDNESTATANVITDSELSSNTTAYSVNSERTLARKRTKPPTTGEVLEKYLKQQDVIEKSDPITSFFLSMAEIVRNFPRSLQLQVRRQVFDIVENAETTMLGQETSTASSSASFSSVGYASDYTQQQGYSTQM from the exons ATGACGGAggaacatttaataatattagtcaatAAATATAAGTGTTTATATGACGTGTCTGACTCTAAGTATAGTGATCAAGTGTGCAAGGAAAATGCTTGGGAAGAAATATCGAAAGTAATGAAATGCACTGGTaagtttacatattatttaataaaat tgttattaGCAGTCAGCTTTTTTTCAGTTACCGATTGCAAGAAAAAATGGACGCGATTGAGAGATAACTACCGAAAATCATTAAAAACACGTGAGAGTAAAAGTGGAGATGCCGCTAAACCAAAAAGAGCAATAAAGTTTGAAAAAGAACTCGAATTTCTAAGACCATTTCTTGATGATAACAACCGCACATCAAACGTCAGCGATAATGAATCTACCGCTACTGCAAATGTAATCACGGACAGTGAGTTATCATCAAACACGACTGCGTATAGCGTTAATTCTGAGCGAACTCTTGCCAGAAAGCGTACAAAGCCGCCCACAACTGGAGAAGTtctggaaaaatatttaaaacaacaaGACGTCATAGAAAAGTCTGACCCAATcacatcattttttttatcaatggcGGAGATTGTTAGAAATTTTCCACGATCTCTACAATTACAAGTAAGAAGGCAAGTTTTTGATATCGTGGAGAATGCTGAAACTACGATGCTCGGGCAGGAAACCTCCACTGCTTCATCTAGTGCCTCATTTAGTTCGGTTGGATACGCTTCAGATTATACACAACAGCAAGGATATTCTACTCAGATGTAA